Within Natator depressus isolate rNatDep1 chromosome 6, rNatDep2.hap1, whole genome shotgun sequence, the genomic segment gctgtgctgggggagagggtcgTGCTGGTTTCTGTCTCTAACCCTGTCCTCTCTGATGACTTGCAGATCCTGAATGTTTCCAGCCAGCTAAAGGACCCCGATCTAGAATATCTGGaggtgaagggggaggagggcaggacgTGGTGCCATTCTCCTACAGCCCCAACGGGGTAGTCTGCCCATtctacagctggagaaactgaggcccagagagaatcagtgacttgcctgaggtcacatggGGAGTCTGTGGAACAcccagagatagaacccaggagtcctggcttccagcccccacccccgctgttttaaccactagaccccactcccctcccagagctggggagagaacccaggagtcctggggtcGTATCCAGCAAGGCCCAAACTCTGCACTGCTCCAGGGTCTGGAATTCGCCAGGACTCTGGGAACATCTCAATATTTGGCATCTTGATCTATTCTGCTCCTACCGTCGGTGGGCATAGGGGGCAAACGGAGCCCCGGGCAGGGGGTAGGAGAACCTTGACTTGCAGTTCTGCTCTTTGGCCACTGCAGCAGAGGGGGAAAGCCCTGGGACTCGTGGAACAGACCCAGACCAAGCTGGAGCTGCAggttggtgggtgggtgggtgtttggcAGGGGGGTGTTTGTTGGTAGGATTTCCACCCCCACCTGCCACCAGGGcacatgctgcctccctgccccagggatctcagccccctgctctctcttctctgcagatGTTTCTGCACGTGGCCGAAGAGGTGGGAAAGGAATACGGGCTGGAGTCCATTCAGGTGAGACGAcattcccccccatccctccaccctgccccatgcaatcccctcaccccactgcatGGGATGCTTCTGccccagccactccctgccccacacccgaGGGGTTCAGCCTTCCCCTCCTGAGATTGTCCTGTCTCCCCTGCAGCACCTAGACGTGCTGGTGCGGGATTGGAGCAACTCCTTGGTCCTTGGAACGGACGGTGGGAAGGAGCATCTGAGAGACGTCCGACAGGTGACTGTGGGGCTTGACACGGGGCCTTTGCCCtctggggggtgctggctccgaTCTGGCCAAAGGgcaagggcctggctggctcaggggagcagggaatgggTCCTGGAGTATTTCCCTCCGTTGGTGTCTCACTTTGCTGATTCCCCCGGCTCTGGCAGATGCTGGCGGCGAGGTCCCCTTGCAAACACCCCGAGGCCCTGGAAGCGCTGAGCAGAAGCAAAACCCACTGTTTCGTGATGCCCTTCCCTGGCAAGCGGATCATGACTGGAAGCCAGGGATGCCTGAGAGGTAAAGTTTCCGGGACAGCGGCTCTGAGCCTGCACGACGGGGCGTCTCCGTCTCTGCCGGGGAACGGGCCATGGGGGAACGCTCCGGCTCTGGGTTCATTGCCATGTCCCTCCCCTTCGCAGACATGGATGAGGATTTCCGGGACAGCCTGAGGGACTACGTCACCGGTCTGGTGGACTCAGCTGGTCAACACGTCTGGAGGGACCGGCACGGGGCGCTGGTGACCGGGTCACAGCTCGCTGCCAAGATAAAGGTGGGGATTGGCCAGCTGGGCATGGGgtctcagtagggggcgctctcctctGGCAGTCAGCGCTGGCCCCAATACCCCAtggtggcgctagggggcgctgtgctgcggggagcagggtgggggcttagCCCTTTTTGCTGAACTTTCATTAATTAAGAATGAGGGTTGTATTTACAGCCTAGCAGAATCCCAGCTTGGATGATTCTACCGAGCCTTCCTAAATCATCCAGGGAAGttcttcatttccccctccaaactgattcccaccGTTGTCTTATGGCcgttccccagctgccctgccccagaggtggctgcatctcagcgcagGGCGAGCCATCCCCATGTTCCCACTTTTCTAAGCCCTGTGGAGTCTGTATTGTGATTTCTTGTGCTTGCTTTGCAGACATTCTCTGATCTGATGAAGAAACGTTGTTTCGGCTTCTCCTCTCCCGCTCAGGTACcttctctgcctttctctgcctctgacctggTCAAGGCGTGTGTCCCTCCTCCTGAATTCACTTCCGATGTAAAACTGTAGCCTACTTTTGTCTTATTACTGCTGCCTCGCccgagaggtggctgcatctcatgTCGGGCAAGCCATCCCCGTGTCGTGTTGCTGGGAGGCTAttccccagctgctcctccccctcccacagtgttcttgccagcaagttaaagaagtatgggctggatgaatggactataaggtggatagaaagttggctagattgtcgggctcaacgggtagtgatcaatggctccatgtcaagTTGGCGGCCGAAATCCAGTGGAGTGCCCctagggtcggtcctggggctggttttgttcaatatcttcattaatgatctggaggacggtgtggattgcaccctcagcaagtttgcagatgacactaaactgggaggagtggtagataatttggtaatttgtctagggccctctggatcctatccctaccactggagggtagggataggatccagagggccctagacaaattagaggattgggccaaaagaaatctgatgagattcaacaaggacaagtgcagagtcctgcacttaggacggaagaatccaatgcaccactacagactagggaccgaatggctcggcagcagttctgcggaaaaggacctaggggttacagtggatgagaagttggatatgagtcaacagtgtgcccttgttgccaagaaggccaatggcattttgggctgtataagtaggggcattgccagcagatcgagggacgtgatcgttcccctctattcgacattggtgagtcctcatctggaacctgtgtccagtttggggccccacactagaagaaggacgtggataaattggagagagtccagtggagggcaacaaaaatgattaggggtctggaacacatgacttatgaggagaggctgagggaactgggtttgtttagtctgcggagaagaatgaggggggatttgatagctgctttcaactacctgaaagggggttccaaagaggatggctctagactattctcagtggtagaagaggacaggacaaggagtaatggtctcaagttgccatgtgggaggtttaggttggatattatgaaaaactttttcactaggcgggtggtgaaacactggaatgtgttacctagggaggtggtggaatctccttcctaagAAGTTTacggcccggcttgacaaagccctggctgggatgatttagttggggattggtcctgctttgagcaggcggttggactagatgaccgcctgaggtcccttccaaccctgatagtctatgattctcccccaaccccagaagtggctgcatctcagcactgggtgAGCCCATCCCTATGCAGTGTTGTGTGTGGCTGTTGCCATAtgctcctccccagaggtggcttcaTCTCAGGCGTGTGTTGACACTtgttggaaaatgtttgtttttttccccccgcagAGAAATTTGAGTTTCCGGTGAAATATGAAAAGCTGAAATACTTGATCTGGTGTCTCATGGGAATTATAGTTTGACTCTGCATGCTCCCTTTTCTCCCCATAAATCAGCTCTCTGGTTGGACggcaactcccatgatgcaccatagaGGAGGGGATGATGCATCATGGGgcttgtagtttgggtgcctggCTTCAGGCTGAGCTGCCGTGGtggctcatgggagttgtagtttcaCACTGGCTAGTGGCATCGCTCTGTTACATGAGGTTGCTGCAGTTGCTAGGTGGAGACAGGGCCCCATAAACGGCGGCTCACCCCGGCCTTGTCCTCCCTGTGCAGATGGCCATCACCTTCCACAACCAGAGAGTCCTGGACAGGGCCAGCGCAGACCACGCTGTGTTTTTGAGGGAGAAGGTGAGTCTGTGCAGCGGGGGCccctgtgccccagccagggGAACCCAGGGAACCGTCCTGGCCAAGCCCACTGGCTGTGGGCTTTGGGGTAGGAGACGGGACTTTGTATCTCCAGCTCCCAGGGTGGCTATAGAGATGGGAGGCTGAAACTCCTGCACaggggttgggagtgggggagggaataagTTTGCCCTGTGGCCAGCTGCAGTGATGGAGGCGTCATGGCCCAGGTGGCTCAGGGGCTGGACCAGGAGTCGGAACTCCTGGCTTTTGTTTATGGTGCTGTCGCAGACTCCTCTGGACTCATCACTCagactctctgggcctcagtttccccatctatcaaAGTGGGAGAATGATCTTGCCCTTGGGTGTTTTAGCCTgtgagctttttggggcagggatggccTCTCACTGAGTTTGTGTGCCGCGCGAGGGGGAGGCCTCCATCTCGGTCTAGGTCTGTGGTGCGCCCAGCGTGAGGGGGGCCCCCATCTCAGTCGGGAGGGTGGGGTCCATGCAGCGCTTGCCCCTTCTAACGCTCTTGGCCGTCTCCTCTCCCGGCGGGCGCAGGACGGCGACTCCCAGAACATGGTCGCCTGCCTGAAGGTGCGGCCGAGCAAGATGGCGGAGCTGTTCGCGGAGCGGCGCGGGCAGTTGCTCTGGCGGTGCCGGACGGACATGCGGGAGCCGGCCCCGGAGAAAGAGGCCCAGCTgacagggctggaggaggagctgacgCGGGAGGCCGAGACCTTCCTGGAGAGCTACGGGAAGCGCTTCAAGAAATTCGCCATTTTGGCGGGCGTGGGCGCGGGGGTGCTGGTCCTGGGACCGGTGGGCGGCGCTGCCGGTGCCGGGATCGCCGCCGCTGCCATCGCTGCCGAGGTGGCGGTGGCCATTGGGGCTGGGACGGGCGCCGTGGCCGGGATTGTCGTGGGTGGGGGCGTGGGCGGGGGAGTTGGTGGGAACATCGCCCAGAAGGATAGGCAGAGGGCCAAGGCTGCTGGCagcgggagggaggaggaggacggCACTGAGGATCTATCCGACGAGAAACCCCTGATCTGATCCGTGCCCCCCCACAATCTGGGGCTGACGAATGGGGTGACAGGACAGCAGTGTGGCCTGGACACGTCCCCCGGAAGCCACCCCAGAGCAGGAAGCCATTGCCCCCAGATTCTAAGAAGGGACGTTTAGATCCTCTTGTCTGATCTGCTCTGCCACCCAGGCTAGAGAATGCCACCCACGTCCCCCTGCCTTGGGACCAATATCTCCTTTGCACTAAATCATTTCCCGGAAAGGCGGCCAGTCCGGCTCAGAATCCGGAAAAGACAGAGTCCCCCACCGCTTTCCCACTGGTGAATCACCCACGCTGTGAGTAATCGGGTGCCTCGTTTCCAACTGGAGTTTCTCACTTTAACTTGCAGCCCTTGGTTCTCGCTCTGCCTTCCTCCAACGTTGCAGGGCCACTCCGGCTGCAACACAAAGCACTTGGAAACGCCCTGCCGATGGTCCTGTCCCGAGATCATCCGCTGGGGGTGACCGTGGGCACCTGGCTTAGGTCCTACAGCAGCAGCCGTGTTGTCTGGTCCTGGAGGATAGATATCCAGCCACTCCTCTGAGCGGGAAGGCGAGTCCAGGGGAGAGGGCACAGAAAGACATGGATTGGGTTTCCTGCTCTACCATGGgcttcctctgtgactttggccaagccacttagtttctctgtgcctcagtttcccatctgtatacTGAGGATAATAATGCATTGAAAGATGGTGAGGGGTTTGAGCTCTACTGAGAGAAAGCGCTATCCAAGAAACAGGCATCGTTATTTATTCTGCGGGAGGGCTATAAAAGCATCCAAAGCTAAAGGATTTTCTGTTCAACACCCATGAACGCACGCCAAGCAGGGGACACCGTCTGGCCAACTCCACAGGAAGGCTCAGCTCCCACCCTTCGGCACTGGTGAAAATCCAGGAGTTGGACTTGAGGATTTCCAACCAACGAGGGCTCGGGCTAGGGGTATTCTCCAGCTGTTCCATGCCCACGCCAGCCTCAGCTGGCGCCTACGATCCCATAGACCGCTCTAGCATGAGGTACGGGGTCGGCTCCATCATGGCTTTGCCTTGGTGAGCCGGGAGCGCCCCTTCCcatcacagattccaaggcctggATAACACGGGCCGTGATCCTGCCCTGAATTAATTGCTGCTTGAACTGGAGTGATCTGTTAGAGAAACTTCCCATCTCTATTTAAAAATGGACAATGATGGCGAATCTGcgacgacccttggtaaattattccaattgttctgactgtttaaaatttctgccttacttccagtctgaattttgttGAGCTTCAACGTCCAGCCATTGGAGCATGTTAGACCTTTCTGTGCTAGACTGAAGGacccattatgaaatatttgttccccaggtgggtacttATGGACTGGGAtccagtcaccccttaacctgctCTTTGAGTCCTATCTTCCTAAGAACTCCTTGGGAACCTAATATCAGGGCTGCATGTTTTCAAAGGCTGCACCTCTTGGTACCTAATAAGAGAAAGCAGAAGTCACTTGAGACTGTGGTCTGCAAAATGTCCAATGGGAGAGGTTAGGTTTCTGCTGGAAGGTGGCTAGTCAACAGGTCTTGGGTGCAGGACAGTCTCAGAGCAATGGAGGCATTTAAGCAATTTCCTTTGTGCCCAACAGGAGGAAAGATATTTGGGGTATTGTGTTAGGGTGTCAATGTAGGGATGAGTGCGTGCATGAGTCTGTGAGCACCTGTAAATGACTGTCATGGGGAGTGCTAGAGAGTAATCTCCCAGATCTAAATAACTGTGAAGTTCTGACTCTTCGAACCTTGCATGGTGAGTTCCTAGTTTTGGGACAAGTCTCCACAGAAACCATCAGCTGTAATTCGGTTCAGGGAAGATGCAACTTCTGTTTAGCGGAAGGGCTTTAAACtgctcctggggaattctgcaccaaaaaaatttaaaatcctgCACAGAGTTTAaatttctgcacattttatttatcaaaataaccttatataatcacaccagtttcatttattttggtaatttatttcaaaatacctgtcggCAAGTATTTCTGTAACAGTCGAGACACCcacacaaattcccccaggagtagaaagtTGAAGAAACCCTGACAACTCAGTTCCTGCTTTTgtgccccctctctcccctgcttccctGAGCCCAGCTGTCCCCACCTCCTCAGTCCAGCCAGTAGGCCCTCCTCAGCCCAGCCATTcacacctcctcccctgcccaaAGCCTGCACCTGTCACCCaaaccccatcccagagcctgcatgccagaccccctcccccacccaaactccctcgcagatcccaacctctcaccccttctgcacccaaactcactcccagagcctACCCCCCAGTCCcataccccagacctcctcccccatccaaagccttaggcaggtggggggcagagttttgGGGGGTAGGGTCTGGGtcgcatgagtgacattattggccccctgggaggatttgaggactggcactggccctaaggtaaattgagatTGAGACCCCTGCCTTAGATCTACACGGTTTTTATGATGTCCAACCCACGATTCCCCTGCTGCACACTCAGTGTGTTGTTCTTTTCCTCGCCTTGGAGGACGTGGGGAACAATTGATCAGCTTCCTCTTTAGAACAATCTTTGACATATCGGACGACTGTTCTCAGGTCCCTCCCCAGCTTTCTCTTccctaaacatgcccagttctttcaaccaTTCCTCATAGGCCCTGTCTTCTTAAACCGCTGATCGTGTTTGTCAcgctcctctggactctctccagtgtgTCCATCTGTCTTAAAATGCGGTGATGAAAACTGGAGCTAGGATGCCAGCGGAagcttcaccagtgctgagtagaaggGGACAGTTGCCTCCTGAGTCTGACATATGACCTTCCCGTTAATACACCCCACATGACATTCCCCATTTTTGCACCCCATCCCACTCTTGTCTTTGTTGATTGCGTTGATGACTTGATTCTAATATCGCTGCTGCTAATTTGGCTACTTGATCTTATTTTCACCTCAACTGGAGAATGGCTGAGTCAGTTGGGTAGAGTTTGTACCGGCTTGGTCTCAGTGATCTGTTTTCTTGACTTCGTATTTGTGGTGGGTTGTTTTACTTGTAATAAAATGGCTAGAAAGCACACTGGGTCATCTTTTCTTTCAATCAGCAACCTGAGCAGGAACCATAGAGAATCTTTGGCTGGTACATCATCAAGTGGCCTCACTCCCCACTCTTTTATAGGTAATacttgttttttgctttatctaaaccagcgtGCCCTtcagtgaagtgtctggggaacaCCTCAGCATCACAGCGAGGGGAGAGCGAACATATTAATGAGTTTACTTTgtccagatccctgtgcagtgtgAGAGGGTAgaattctgggtttatactccagcagGGGGGTGTGAGCTGGGGATTATCTGTTGTTGGGTCATGCAGAGGCTGGCCAGAGACCccatgtaactgcagctgtgtgtgtccctgcctgtgtgaatgcggATGGAAGTGTAGGACCAGGAGCCGTCTACAGCTTGTCGCAGCAGCAGtgtgggagagggagcccaggctggtgggtcagtggtaccccagtttcaggtggcacccctgggggaacctgtcacacatTACCTCCCCTGTCTTACACATGATGCTCCTGCAGCCTTTTCATTTTATCTCAGGCTATCCTCCTGTTTTCCCCAACAACGGTGTGAACTTTCTCAGTGTTGGATTGTGGGGTTACTCCATAGCCCCTGTTTTCCTCCGCGGGATCTCCCTCCAAGAGGTTTGCTCCTGCCCCACAATGAGCGAGGCTGGGGCACGCTTCGTACTCTCATTGGCTGCTGTACTATAAACCATCAAAAGGAATGGACTATACTGGTCCCAGTCCCTGGGGTGCTGTCCTGGAAAGGGAGCCAGCGGACCCCCCAGAAGTGCTTTTGATCCTTTCAGCCACCCCATCCGATTGGGGGTGTGCTGGGGTGGCCGGGTTTTGTGGATGCCTAGACTCTCCCCAACCCATCAAAAAACATGGGTTTCAACGGGTTTCCCTTAATCTGTGAGTAACTCACCCTGGAGCCCAAATGTGGTGAAGGATTCGTtccctgggagcccagctgctgtCACAGCCTCTGGATTTCTTTGGGGAAGCCTCAGGCCATTTTGTGAAGTGCTCTGTAGCTACCAGCGAATCTTCGTTGCCATATTCTGTCTCAGGCAAAGTCTGAAGCACGTCAGCAGAAACGCGCCCAGTTGGAGCCCCCCCCAAAATATTAATGCATCGGGGCTCTGCCTGTCTTGAATTTGAACCAAAATGATCAAAACGCTGCCTTGTAAGGCAAACATCACATTCCTGACCCCAAACGTCTCCATCCACCCGACAGAAATTCTCCCTCGTGTCGGCTGGCAACACCGAAATCACCAGCAGTTTCAGGATCATGACGTTTACCCTGGAACCTGGTTTTTTCAGTGTCTCTAGTACAGCCCTGTTCCCGTCTCCTGACCAGCCTGTCATCTCTCAATCCCCAGCTTTCCCACTGGGACGGGGAAGATGCGACTGTGATGAGGTGACACTGGAATCCTGCCGGGGTTTGTGGCAGTGCAAAGCGCGGGGTTTGAATATGTAGGCGGTTCCTCTTGAAATTAACACACCCACTGGCAGGAGGccccacccagaaacctgggaGAATCCTAAAAATCTTCCCTGAGTGTGATTTCTCCTCCGACAAGTGCTGAGCCCGGATCTGAAACAAGGAGTAAGGGGGGAAAGGATGCAGCATTAATTTGGGCATACATAGCAATGAGCAGTCCACAATGTATATGTGTAACGAGTAACTGAAACGCCCTACTCCACTAGATTTTGAGGAACAGTCCTACCCCTCAATTTCCCTAACAAATTGTGTGATGTAAGACACCCACCACCCCAGGGTCTTCCAACATACCAGTTCCCCACTTTGTTGCCCCCCACTCACAGGTTAGAATAGTGGAATTCCAGCATCTGGGAGCGTTCTCAGGCAATTTATCTCCAGGACCTTATCCCCATAACAGAAAACACAGTTCTCATCTCTCTGGCCTGTGGTCAGCCTCCACTGCTCTGAGACTGAAATGACGCTTAGGGTCAGCTCCCTCACTCAGGGCATATAAAGCACAGCCCTGTTGCCCTTTCATCCCACAATAGGAATAACCACAATTACATTTCCCATGCCCCAAAACTTCAATGAATTTTAACCAAAATGACCAGAGCATTCACTCTGGAATGCTGGGGGTAACCAAGATGCAAATGAGGTCTGGTCCATGACAGCCCTTCCTCCGCTTCACCAGTAGATGGTAGCAGAGACCTCCTTCCTCACTGAGCTTCAGGGTAGCACTGGGTGAAAGTTTGAAGGCTGATCAATGTAGATTTGGCTTGACGGAAACCTTTTAGGGCTTAGTGTCAAATTCTTTTGatcgggagggcggggggggggggaaatcctccCAAAGCTtgaaatggtttgatttttttctgattgAACTTTTCTCTAAAAGAAAAGTTTCATTTGACCAGAAACAATTTCCCTCCTGGacttttggggctttttttttttggggggggggtgttcattTCAGATCAACCCCAAATGATAATTACCCCTCCCACATACTCCAATTTTCCGAAGGGCCAGAGAATAAAAGACTAAGTTGGGTGGACACAGCTCTGCCGCAGAGCAGAGGGCTACACCAGTGCGTCGGGGCTGCTTTCGATCGAACTAATGTCTAAGCTACctgtcccttgctgcagtttaagcccgtATCTTCTGGTCCTGCCCGCAGTGACGAAGGAAAACAATCgctcaccctcctctttataaacaATCTTTTACGTACTTGACGACTGTTCCCATGTGTCCCCCTCGGGCGGCTCTTCTCCAGACGAAACAAACCCAGTTTCTTCCAGTCTCTGCTCGTTGGCTGCGTTTCCAAGAGGACGGGCCCGTGGACTTGCTCATGACACGAGCATGATGCTGTGGATACCCGCGTCCACACTGCCCCTGTGCTTTTGCCACCTCAGCGCTGGCGTCGCAGGGCTCGGTCCAGGCCGGGCCACACGCCAGGAGCCGCGTTGCTGTGGGTTGTTTCCCAGTGCGGGCTGGGGGATACAGCGACCCCACCGTGGTACTTCCTTGTCTTCCGGGGCTGGTCAACCCACAATGCTCACGGATCCGCTGTCTCCGTGGAAGCAGGCACCCCATGCCGTTGGGTTTCACCTCATTTCCACCCTCTCCTGAGCACCTGGCACTTGGACAGGGGGTGTTGTTCTCTTCAGCTCAGCCGGGCAGGCCCCCTTGTTGGGAGACTTTCCTGGGCTCCTGGGGCTTTGCTGTCTCTCCAGGTTTTCGGCTGGGCCGGGGTGAGCAGAGGAGTCGCTCAAAACAGAGCTCTTTGCCAGGCCGGGCCGACGGCCATCCATTGCACTCAGCGGGAATGGTTCTGGTACCAAACATTTGCCCCGGGCCCCGGCTCGAAAACCAATCCTGGCCCAAACATCCCGCAACACCCGTGATGTCAGCGAGCTCTGGGCTTCCATCCTTGGTGAACTCCCGCGGGGACAGTCCACTCAGGGTAATATACCTCCCCAGGCATGGGTGTGTCACCGGATGGGGCTACAGTCCAGGGGTGGGGCCAAAGCATGTGGGTAGGGCCGTGCTGGGGCCCATGTGCCTAGGGCTATAGGGGGCTGGTTAATGGATGCTGAGGGGTTGAGGGGAAGGTCTGAGGGGACCCTGCTTGATCGCAATCTCTCAGgcctgagatgcagctgcctctagggaggggcagctggggaacctTCTAGGGTAACCCTGAGATAGGACCTGGCTCCTGGACTGGGCTGTGAGCGTGGGGGAGGCTGGCGGTGGACAGCTCACTCTGGGAGGTGGCCACATGGGCTCTGTGGGTGGGGGCGAAAGCACCCCTCACTACCCAACCACAGCCCCTATGTCACCACGACCAGGAGCGCCAGCCCCTCTGCCATCAGCCCCGTCCTACTCGTTTTCAGCACTGTCCCTGGGAcctgcctcctccacctcccATCACAGtatccctgcccagctccctccaTTGCTCCCCTCTGCCCGTGGGATGTAAGAGATTCAGAAGAGAGAGGGGTGGAGATCAACCGCTGACTGCCCATgggcctgagtctgcagagagcctgagcccatcgcTCGGAGAGGAGGGAGCTGCTCTGAATATGCCTctagggggcaggactggggcatCCAAATCACAGGCAGCTGGGCTTGGATCGCTGGGAGGTGGGcagtctctgtggggggggggggtggcttcCAGGTAGCCCCTTCTACAgctccacagcaccccctgcatgTGATTCTGAGGGGGATGCTGCACCCCCACGACTGGTGATCAAACATAAAACAGTTTTGCAGCAAATTGTGGCCCTGGGCTCCAGGCCGCGTGTGTGGGTGGGATGCTGGGGAGAACGGAGGAGCTGTGTCGTGTGTGGAGTGGGGTGCAAGGAGTTGGCCAAACACCTCCCAAAGCAGGGGGAACGCTCATTAAGCCTGGGTTTTCCCTGGGGACCTGGGACTTTGCCGTGAACTGGGGCTTGGAGGGGAAtcgggtgcagagaagagccacagaaagGAACCGGGGGCTGGAATGAAAACGTTGCAGTGGGAGACGAAGCTGTTTAGTGTCTCCAAGAAAATCCGAGAAacgtggggctggaagggacttggaGAGGGCACCAAGTCCCATCTCCgacactgaggcagggccaaggaAACCTAGATCAGCCCT encodes:
- the LOC141988478 gene encoding RING finger protein 112-like, whose translation is MGNANNKGQIPSPSSKATPEGMVERLQEDVTCSICLDILEDPVSIVCGHNFCRGCLAAHWSGVSAWGYQCPECRAPCSRNQITPDTRLKSLVEKIRNLPREETLTATGTASPEEGLGAQPEPGRPVQLVCLDEKGGLSLDEEALSRCLEQGGVGDAPVCLVSIIGEQRRGKSFLLNYLLRRLRSLDMKDGSWMGREEEPLEGFEWRVGARSVTKGVWAWSQPFWVPSEGGQVAVLLVDTEGSMDIARDTETSVKLSALSMLLGSYQILNVSSQLKDPDLEYLEMFLHVAEEVGKEYGLESIQHLDVLVRDWSNSLVLGTDGGKEHLRDVRQMLAARSPCKHPEALEALSRSKTHCFVMPFPGKRIMTGSQGCLRDMDEDFRDSLRDYVTGLVDSAGQHVWRDRHGALVTGSQLAAKIKTFSDLMKKRCFGFSSPAQMAITFHNQRVLDRASADHAVFLREKDGDSQNMVACLKVRPSKMAELFAERRGQLLWRCRTDMREPAPEKEAQLTGLEEELTREAETFLESYGKRFKKFAILAGVGAGVLVLGPVGGAAGAGIAAAAIAAEVAVAIGAGTGAVAGIVVGGGVGGGVGGNIAQKDRQRAKAAGSGREEEDGTEDLSDEKPLI